From the Quercus lobata isolate SW786 chromosome 6, ValleyOak3.0 Primary Assembly, whole genome shotgun sequence genome, one window contains:
- the LOC115994849 gene encoding inorganic phosphate transporter 1-4-like produces MAKEMEVLNALDVAKTQLYHFTAIVIAGMGFFTDAYDLFCISLVTKLLGRLYYYKEGSPDPGSLPSNVSAAVNGVAFCGTLTGQLFFGWLGDKMGRKRVYGLTLMVMVICSIASGLSFGKDAKAVMATLCFFRFWLGFGIGGDYPLSATIMSEYANKKTRGAFIAAVFAMQGFGILAGGMVAIIISAAFKAKYPALPYKDDPIGSTSPQADYVWRIIVMFGAIPALLTYYWRMKMPETARYTALVAKNAKQAAADMSKVLHVELEAEQGKTEVKGNDFGLFSKQFLRRHGLHLLGTTATWFLLDIAFYSQNLFQKDIFTAIGWIPKAKEMSALDEVFRIARAQTLIALCSTVPGYWFTVAFIDRIGRFAIQLMGFFFMTVFMFALAIPYHHWTLKANRIGFVVMYSLTFFFANFGPNATTFVVPAEIFPARLRSTCHGISAAAGKAGAMVGAFGFQYAEKAIGVRNTLIILGVVNFLGMVFTFLVPESKGRSLEEMSGEAEEENGDAIELSQHTGHDIRTAPV; encoded by the coding sequence ATGGCTAAGGAAATGGAAGTGCTCAATGCTCTTGATGTTGCGAAAACACAATTGTACCATTTCACAGCCATTGTGATTGCTGGGATGGGCTTTTTCACAGATGCATATGATCTATTTTGCATCTCTCTAGTGACAAAACTGCTGGGCCGCTTGTACTACTACAAGGAAGGTTCTCCTGATCCAGGCTCTTTGCCCTCAAATGTCTCCGCTGCTGTTAATGGTGTTGCCTTCTGTGGTACCCTTACAGGCCAACTCTTTTTTGGTTGGCTTGGTGACAAAATGGGCCGTAAACGTGTCTATGGACTGACTCTCATGGTCATGGTGATTTGCTCCATTGCCTCCGGCCTTTCCTTTGGCAAAGATGCCAAGGCTGTCATGGCTACACTTTGCTTCTTCAGGTTCTGGCTTGGCTTTGGCATTGGTGGTGACTACCCACTTTCCGCTACTATAATGTCTGAGTATGCCAACAAGAAGACTCGTGGTGCCTTCATTGCTGCAGTGTTTGCAATGCAAGGTTTTGGGATTTTGGCTGGTGGAATGGTTGCTATCATTATTTCTGCAGCTTTCAAGGCGAAATACCCTGCCTTGCCTTATAAAGATGACCCAATTGGCTCCACTAGTCCACAAGCTGATTATGTCTGGCGCATAATTGTGATGTTTGGTGCAATCCCAGCCCTGCTTACTTATTATTGGCGCATGAAAATGCCCGAAACAGCTCGATATACTGCTTTGGTTGCCAAGAATGCCAAACAGGCAGCTGCTGATATGTCCAAAGTTCTGCACGTTGAATTGGAAGCTGAACAGGGAAAAACTGAGGTCAAAGGAAATGATTTCGGATTGTTCTCAAAGCAATTTCTTCGCCGACATGGGCTTCACTTGCTTGGAACCACAGCTACTTGGTTCTTGTTGGATATTGCTTTCTACAGCCAGAACTTATTTCAGAAAGACATTTTCACTGCCATTGGTTGGATTCCAAAGGCAAAGGAAATGAGTGCCCTTGATGAGGTTTTCAGAATTGCCAGAGCACAGACTCTTATAGCTCTCTGCAGCACTGTGCCAGGGTATTGGTTTACCGTGGCATTCATTGACAGGATAGGGAGATTTGCAATCCAATTGATGGGGTTTTTCTTCATGACTGTCTTCATGTTTGCCTTGGCCATTCCTTACCACCATTGGACCTTAAAAGCCAACCGAATTGGGTTTGTTGTGATGTATTCCCTAACGTTTTTCTTCGCCAATTTTGGTCCAAATGCTACCACATTCGTCGTGCCAGCCGAGATTTTCCCAGCAAGGCTGAGGTCTACATGTCATGGTATATCAGCCGCAGCTGGAAAAGCTGGGGCAATGGTTGGTGCATTTGGATTTCAGTATGCAGAAAAGGCTATTGGAGTTAGAAATACACTTATAATTCTGGGTGTGGTCAACTTCCTTGGAATGGTATTTACTTTCTTGGTGCCTGAATCAAAGGGGAGATCATTGGAGGAAATGTCTGGTGAAGCTGAGGAAGAAAATGGAGACGCAATAGAGTTATCACAGCATACTGGTCATGACATTAGAACTGCACCGGTTTAA